A section of the Harmonia axyridis chromosome 2, icHarAxyr1.1, whole genome shotgun sequence genome encodes:
- the LOC123673189 gene encoding adenylate cyclase type 7-like isoform X2 produces MSFLRDNPEDDREDCEDVNVINARQSIHNIKNRLHLTIGMEFDEIEDDRQWVLSHLKKMFKSEVLQRLFEMYIQRLHQAFFALLMLVQVAIFGSHFIVIVFTSKDPSSNVLELSIYGLMICFSVKMFFVTDGSGYVTLRKRTLKIITIILFVLLNAVNLVVPLYYFVSDLNVQLRPAYTTHIVISCYVFFFISDLAFTVVLGLLTTIIHILILVFITYYGLSSPTLISRISSDVIYLFCINGLGIYYRYLNEIIKRKSFLDRRALVIFNKHLEFQKEQEELLMATLIPSYVIEKVRNNIYLYWDRLENLKLNVTPFEYKTSFTQIFENVTILFADVVNYTELTVKLNPTELLETLNDLFGSFDDVSDKLGVLRIKFLGDCYYCVAGLPPKPTKNHAEACVDLGLEMIRIIKEVRAKRRININMRIGIHTGKIISGIIGYQKIHFDIWSKDVSLANQMETEGEAGKIHLTQQTKDLLKKRYNIEPTNKGDSVPKFKNLGIKTYLISPEDQKSSLENKIDNIYIKKRNSNITNKRISTSKTSNKIGMNSNSESAEETTTKVKSVQYYSIIEENYLEEEKGSDAEIDSSPRRTAETDSSPRRTAESTINRNSDKSESRDSQRRAAFMNGNIKRYQEVMRETYDEMSNAIENLCLTKYQQWFKFKEINPLTLLFTRIDHELGFIKMQDPLYKYYLLSEVILVIFLFIIQNLTLSVWNWESWWIYATLAVLLFIFLPITWMHHILKRSSVYFLRTCATLSKQLADSVWTRLFIYSVVSCLFTLCVFSELIDCQNRYSAHETNGRSLKVNTKLKSFLHLLSENDDDYGICIVPWHMTQTCALAVIMSFLFLRMFMWIKFAYALMIASLYSICVWCYSDDIIKSDGETYNYNVSPKVSHIIGLIVLTFTLHIIDRQTEYMNRLDFLWNEKLREEQSKTQSRYIINKMLLNNVLPEHLATMYLNIEKPPAALYYEEYANAAVMFASVIGYQIEDIGDDILLTIMTEIIGDFDKF; encoded by the exons ATGTCTTTCCTGAGAGATAACCCTGAAGATGACAGAGAAGACTGCGAAGATGTCAATGTGATCAACGCTAGGCAAAGTATTCACAACATAAAGAACAGATTGCACCTGACCATTGGTATGGAATTCGATGAAATAGAAGATGACCGGCAATGGGTACTTTCACatctaaaaaaaatgtttaaatcaGAGGTTCTACAAAGACTTTTCGAAATGTACATACAGAGGCTACACCAAGCATTCTTCGCCCTCTTGATGTTGGTTCAAGTGGCTATTTTCGGATCTCATTTTATAGTGATCGTGTTCACTTCAAAGGATCCATCTTCAAATGTTTTAGAGCTATCAATATATGGATTAATGATTTGTTTTTCCGTGAAAATGTTCTTTGTCACCGACGGTTCTGGTTATGTTACATTAAGAAAAAGGACGTTGAAGATAATAACCATCATACTATTTGTTCTACTGAACGCAGTGAATTTAGTGGTGCCTCTCTATTATTTTGTTAGTGATTTAAACGTTCAACTAAGGCCAGCTTACACGACGCATATTGTGATTAGTTGTTACGTATTCTTTTTCATTTCGGATCTTGCATTTACTGTGGTTCTTGGATTACTGACCACGATCATTCACATTTTGATTCTGGTCTTCATTACCTATTATGGTCTATCATCACCAACATTGATATCAAGGATTTCATCAGATGTAATCTACTTGTTCTGCATAAATGGACTTGGTATTTACTATCGTTATTTGAACGAaataatcaaaagaaaaagtttTCTAGACAGAAGAGCTCTAGTGATTTTCAACAAACACTTAGAG TTCCAGAAAGAACAAGAAGAACTCCTCATGGCGACTCTGATCCCCAGTTATGTTATAGAAAAAGTAAGAAACAACATTTATCTCTATTGGGACCGCTTAGAAAATCTGAAGTTGAACGTCACTCCCTTCGAGTATAAAACATCTTTCACccaaattttcgagaatgtaACGATTCTATTCGCCGATGTGGTCAACTATACCGAATTGACAGTTAAATTGAACCCAACCGAGCTGCTTGAAACCTTGAACGACTTGTTTGGAAGCTTTGATGACGTATCCGACAAGCTTGGAGTTcttagaataaaatttttagggGACTGCTATTATTGCGTAGCAGGATTACCTCCAAAGCCTACGAAGAATCATGCCGAGGCGTGTGTCGATTTGGGACTGGAAATGATTAGGATCATAAAAGAAGTTAGAGCTAAAAGGAGGATAAATATCAATATGCGAATAGGGATACACACTG GTAAAATAATTAGTGGGATAATTGGATACCAGAAAATTCACTTTGATATCTGGTCTAAGGATGTTAGTCTGGCAAACCAAATGGAAACTGAAGGAGAAGCTGGTAAAATACATCTAACGCAACAGACAAAGGATTTGTTGAAGAAGCGTTACAACATCGAACCCACGAACAAAGGGGATTCAGTtccgaaattcaaaaatttaggtATAAAGACGTACCTCATATCCCCAGAAGATCAGAAAAGTTCTCTTGAGAACAAGATAGATAACATATACATCAAAAAAAGGAATAGCAATATAACGAACAAGAGAATAAGTACCTCTAAAACATCTAATAAAATAGGAATGAATTCGAATAGCGAGAGTGCAGAAGAAACTACAACAAAAGTTAAGAGTGTTCAGTACTACAGCATAATCgaagaaaattatttggaaGAAGAAAAAGGAAGCGATGCAGAAATAGATTCTTCCCCGAGAAGAACAGCAGAAACAGATTCATCACCGAGAAGAACAGCAGAAAGCACGATAAATAGAAACAGCGACAAAAGTGAATCTAGAGATTCTCAAAGAAGAGCAGCTTTCATGAATGGTAATATCAAAAGGTACCAAGAGGTAATGAGAGAAACTTACGACGAAATGAGCAATGCCATTGAAAACCTCTGTTTAACAAAATATCAACAATGGttcaaattcaaagaaataaatccACTGACTCTCCTCTTCACCAGAATAGATCATGAGTTAGGATTCATCAAAATGCAGGACCCACTTTACAAATACTATCTATTGAGCGAagttattcttgtcattttccTGTTCATCATTCAAAACTTGACTCTTTCAGTGTGGAATTGGGAGTCCTGGTGGATTTATGCAACCCTCGCCGTGCTTTTGTTTATTTTCCTGCCCATTACTTGGATGCATCATATTCTCAAGAGGAGCTCGGTGTATTTTTTGAGAACATGCGCAACTCTTTCCAAACAATTGGCGGATTCAGTTTGGACTAGACTATTCATTTATAGTGTCGTTTCTTGCTTATTTACCCTTTGTGTTTTTTCTGAACTTATAGATTGCCAGAACCGATATTCAGCTCATGAAACTAATGGTAGGAGTCTAAAAGTAAATACGAAGTTGAAAAGTTTTCTTCATCTTTTGTCTGAAAATGATGACGATTATGGGATATGTATAGTACCATGGCATATGACACAAACGTGTGCTTTAGCAGTTATAATGAGTTTTCTATTTCTTCGAATGTTCATGTGGATCAAGTTTGCATACGCACTGATGATTGCGTCTTTGTATTCGATTTGCGTTTGGTGCTACTCTGATGATATCATTAAATCAGATGGTGAAACTTATAACTACAATGTATCACCCAAAGTTTCTCATATCATCGGTCTGATTGTATTAACATTCACCCTCCACATCATCGACAGACAGACGGAATATATGAATAGATTGGATTTTCTATGGAACGAGAAATTGAGAGAGGAGCAATCGAAGACACAGTCCCGCTACATCATCAATAAGATGTTGCTCAACAACGTTTTGCCGGAGCATTTAGCTACGATGTATTTGAATATTGAGAAGCCCCCAGCTGCACTTTATTACGAGGAATATGCCAACGCAGCTGTTATGTTTGCTTCGGTTATCGGTTATCAGATTGAAGATATTGGAGATGATATTCTACTGACGATTATGACGGAGATCATCGGGGATTTTGATAAA
- the LOC123673542 gene encoding uncharacterized protein LOC123673542 — translation MNEELKNNSWRKFCNVDPKESFKNSDFEVPKEMEFVEKIPENENEADDAGVQENLSYSLSFSDLDVDYVPSSFEISNEDNCNSQDSDIPVEILNFDTTSEAKDLEIVEEEKNMKQKKKNKKKAPERDNCYFCETEVLNFSRHIARCHSAEIEVQRLLAKPVKSKERKNLITSLRKKGNYLRNSEVCSKPMKKPPGGDTSEYLPCLYCLGFYSRKQLWRHKKRCTENPHLENNISSTSALYFKNHKTDPDSRDKVFPRMRPDKVSIVAQQDALICAFGSRYLRVHREKHFINVTSRKMRELSRLLIEAKKLDKSINTMMNMLQPKYYDTVVTATKLCAKYDKSTECFLSPTFAMNIATSLKQCCDLAIVFALKRKHIYATVSAANAESAIKTFAQLIEANWRYDISTVASNNLHIKRWNKITIIPLAKDLKLMKNYLTTEADKAKQKLSSENENKSAYKVLTETVYCRVLLLNRKRPGELQRLLIDLYNQSSKRQNYEEFSDAISPTEKILMNRFKRIVIRGKRNRGVPVLFSTEVQKDISMMNEIRHKYVREENRFLFALPDSDSHIVGYKVLAKYAKACGAERHDALTRLRKHLATLSQIFSMTDSDLEQLSTFMGHTPGTHKNSYRLPDDVYQSSKIVKILLLMEQGTSASFKGKYLDEIEVDLEQNLEDEQEPDEDAIPSDVNDDINMDYETLERSSRQINIERREESENENQKDEVLKRKNKRKNNKIQRTPWTEEQKKVVKEFFQTNIRNKVPPKRIECEKLISQNNELLKNKDWLKIKVFIQNVYTLKCKG, via the exons atgaatgaagaattgaaaaacaattcatGGAGAAAGTTTTGTAATGTTGACCCTAAAGAATCTTTCAAAAACTCTGACTTTGAAGTACCAAAAGAG atggaatttgttgaaaaaatcccagagaatgaAAATGAGGCAGATGATGCTGGAGTCCAAGAAAACTTGTCTTATTCTTTATCCTTTTCGGATTTAGACGTTGACTACGTTCCGTCCAGTTTTGag ATCTCGAATGAGGATAATTGCAATTCCCAG GATTCAGATATACCAGTTGAAATACTTAATTTCGACACGACCTCTGAAGCAAAGGACTTGGAAATTgtggaagaagaaaaaaatatgaaacagaaaaaaaaaaataaaaagaaggcaCCTGAGAGGGACAATTGCTACTTTTGTGAGACTGAGGTTCTTAATTTTAGTAGACACATTGCAAGATGTCACTCAGCTGAGATAGAGGTGCAGCGATTACTTGCGAAGCCTGTGAAGAGTAaggaaagaaaaaatctaataacgagcctaagaaaaaaaggaaattatttgagaaattcCGAGGTATGTTCCAAGCCGATGAAAAAACCACCAGGTGGAGATACCAGTGAATATTTGCCTTGCCTTTACTGTCTCGGATTTTACTCTCGTAAGCAATTGTGGCGACACAAGAAGAGGTGCACAGAAAATCCTCACTTGGAGAATAACATAAGCTCCACTTCAGCATTATacttcaaaaatcataaaacagATCCTGATTCACGTGACAAAGTATTTCCTAGAATGAGGCCTGATAAAGTGTCTATAGTTGCCCAACAAGATGCACTTATTTGTGCTTTTGGGTCACGTTATTTGAGGGTTCACCGAGAGAAGCATTTCATAAATGTGACTTCAAGAAAAATGAGGGAACTCTCCCGATTATTAATCGAAGCCAAGAAACTCGATAAATCAATCAACACAATGATGAATATGCTCCAACCTAAATATTATGACACAGTTGTAACAGCTACCAAACTTTGTGCTAAGTATGATAAGTCTACAGAATGTTTTCTGTCGCCAACATTCGCCATGAACATAGCAACTTCATTAAAGCAATGTTGTGACTTGGCAATAGTATTCGCTctaaaaagaaaacatatttatgCAACGGTATCTGCAGCAAACGCTGAATcggcaataaaaactttcgcaCAGCTCATTGAAGCCAACTGGAGGTATGATATCTCAACCGTTGCATCGAATAATCTGCACATAAAAAGATGGAATAAAATAACCATCATACCCTTAGCCAAAGACTTGAAACTGATGAAAAATTACCTGACTACTGAAGCTGATAAAgccaaacaaaaattaagtagtgaaaatgaaaacaaatcggCATACAAAGTTTTAACTGAAACTGTCTATTGTAGGGTGTTATTACTTAATAGAAAGAGGCCAGGAGAATTACAGAGACTATTAATCgatttatataatcaatcaTCCAAAAgacaaaattatgaagaattttccgATGCTATTTCACCTAcggaaaaaattttaatgaatcgaTTCAAGAGAATTGTTATAAGAGGAAAGAGAAATCGCGGCGTTCCTGTCCTATTCAGCACAGAAGTTCAGAAAGACATCTCAATGATGAATGAAATAAGACACAAATATGTCAGAGAGGAAAACAGATTTTTATTCGCCCTTCCTGACAGCGATTCACATATCGTGGGTTATAAGGTTCTGGCGAAATATGCAAAAGCCTGTGGGGCAGAAAGACACGATGCACTTACGAGACTAAGGAAGCACCTAGCCACCCTATCACAGATATTCAGCATGACGGATTCGGACTTGGAGCAATTATCAACATTTATGGGACACACTCCTGGAACCCATAAGAATTCTTATAGATTGCCTGATGACGTTTACCAATCAtctaaaattgtgaaaattttgctcCTCATGGAACAAG gtaCATCTGCTTCTTTCAAAGGGAAATATCTTGATGAAATCGAAGTTGATTTGGAACAGAACCTAGAAGATGAACAAGAACCAGATGAAGATGCCATTCCAAGCGATGTGAATGATGATATTAATATGGACTACGAAACACTTGAAAGGAGTAGTAGGCAGATTAACATTGAAAGAAGAGAAGAATCTGAGAACGAAAACCAGAAGGATGAGGTTCTGAAAAGAAAGAATAagagaaaaaacaacaaaattcaaaGAACGCCGTGGACAGAGGAACAGAAGAAGGTTGTTAAAGAATTTTTCCAAACCAATATCCGAAATAAAGTACCACCCAAAAGAATCGAGTGTGAAAAACTCATAAGccagaataatgaattattgaagaacAAGGACTGGCTTAAAATTAAGGTTTTCATACAGAATGTATATACCCTTAAATGTAAgggttaa